CCACATTTCTACCTTCAACCCGTATccatgtatgtgtgtctgcaCGATGCATGTTGGTTTGTAAAGCACGACTGAGCTCAGCTTTGCCGTGCCGAGACACGAGCGTATAGAGGGGTTAATCCTTTGCTCTCTCGTTCGAAAGCTTCAGAAACAACCAGATCAGGCCCTACCATTGACCCCCCGCCTACGCATAACGAGTTCAATCAGTtgagctgcgcctgctgcccctcttctgcAATGTTGCCCCGAGACGATGTCTATGAACACCACTACCATGTGACCTAAACTATCCACACCACTCTCTCCTCATCCCTGTACCTTCCCCTCTCGGTCTTGACTCTTCCAGTGCTTCGTTAGACGtctcacccaccccctccccataccctcctcctcaggcGTTACCAGCATCCGCTAAGAcgcccaaaaaaaaaatgggcTCGGATTTGAGCGAACAAAACGAGCGCACTACCAGCAGATGAGTGCCAACGCTACTCGACGGAGACGCGGTATCGTATTGGCAGTAACGCGAGACCCAAGACAGTGGTGAGCATCAccttcgcctccctctccgcgaTGAAGGCAAATGCGTCATCTTCGCTCGTCAAACAGGTGGGGGCTGACGTCAAATCAGTAGATGTGGAGGAAGGCAAAACGAAGGTCTCGAGGTCACGACAGAGCGAAGACGGCAACATCGCAACGAATGGAAGCAGGCTCGAAGGCAGTGGTGAAGAACCGCACTGTCTTCTCTCACCCCATCGCTGATCGCGGCGTAGCCCCTGCATACTGAACGCAGGAATGCAGGGTGCGATCAACTGCTGGTTCTGCTTCGATACGAGCCGCCGGAGCAgcacgctgcgctgcacagcCGGAATGCCTTCATGGCAATTCCCGAGCGAGACAAGCCGATGTTTGGCAGCCGCGCGCAATGGCTCTCGGCACCCCCTGCGCCCTCTCCCAAGCCCCTTACAGAGCTACCCCGATGACAGGTCAAGGGGCATCGTGCTTATCGGGTACAGGCAGCACTaaaggtggcgcaggtggaCCCACTTACCCCTCCGACTGCCGGACGACAGTGAAGGGACTCTTCGAAGGTAGCGGTTACGCCGAAGCTGTGCACACTCCAAGCAGTAAGCATATCGCTGCGGCCAACATGGCCAACACAACCGCACGCCTCCAATCAAGTCGTCCATTAAGCCAACGTGATGATTGACAGCAACGTCGACCAACATGCAGACGAAAAGCAAGAAGAGTTAACAGAGAACTCCAGACGCCTGCGCGAGACAAAGTCCAACAAGGACTCGGGTCACGGAGTACCCCTACGCTTACAACCGCCGCCAAAAGGACATACTAAACaagggaaagcgagaaaCCGGTAGCATCGCCACAGGCACAACTTCAAACCTCGGACTTAAAAAGATTCAACAACACGGCTTTCCGACCGGCACCATATTGAGCATTcacacctctcctccccccaccacccccgcaTCAATCGCCAAAGAAATCCCATACCTGCCCGGCCAATATTTGCCTTCTTTGTTTGCTACTTTGTTTTTGCCACTACtgggcagagaagaaacacaagaGGTGCACTCTGGAAAGCTTCAACACCAAGAaatacccacccaccccaacCGCATCAGTATCAAACAACTTCACAGCAGTGAAAACGCTCCCCTCGTGGCATTGACACCACCTTGCTGCTCAACGTAGCAATACGCAACCAGCAACCGACACGCTTGCCTTTCTCCCGACGCTGAGAACGATAAGAAAAGCTTGGCAGGTACTGCAAATCAGGACCCACCCTAGGCATAAAGCGCCACCCCCAGAGTCACCCCTGCCTCCGCCCAGCCCCCTCGtgggcaccgcagcacacaTGATGCaactcttcttcgctgccaCTGAGCCCCCCATGCGTGGGGTGGCGCATGCTGCACACATGGATACACTACACTGTAGAACTGTCGTTTCtctgacggcgctgctgccccNNNNNNNNNNNNNNNNNNNNNNNNNNNNNNNNNNNNNNNNNNNNNNNNNNNNNNNNNNNNNNNNNNNNNNNNNNNNNNNNNNNNNNNNNNNNNNNNNNNNNNNNNNNNNNNNNNNNNNNNNNNNNNNNNNNNNNNNNNNNNNNNNNNNNNNNNNNNNNNNNNNNNNNNNNNNNNNNNNNNNNNNNNNNNNNNNNNNNNNNNNNNNNNNNNNNNNNNNNNNNNNNNNNNNNNNNNNNNNNNNNNNNNNNNNNNNNNNNNNNNNNNNNNNNNNNNNNNNNNNNNNNNNNNNNNNNNNNNNNNNNNNNNNNNNNNNNNNNNNNNNNNNNNNNNNNNNNNNNNNNNNNNNNNNNNNNNNNNNNNNNNNNNNNNNNNNNNNNNNNNNNNNNNNNNNNNNNNNNNNNNNNNNNNNNNNNNNNNNNNNNNNNNNNNNNNNNNNNNNNNNNNNNNNNNNNNNNNNNNNNNNNNNNNNNNNNNNNNNNNNNNNNNNNNNNNNNNNNNNNNNNNNNNNNNNNNNNNNNNNNNNNNNNNNNNNNNNNNNNNNNNNNNNNNNNNNNNNNNNNNNNNNNNNNNNNNNNNNNNNNNNNNNNNNNNNNNNNNNNNNNNNNNNNNNNNNNNNNNNNNNNNNNNNNNNNNNNNNNNNNNNNNNNNNNNNNNNNNNNNNNNNNNNNNNNNNNNNNNNNNNNNNNNNNNNNNNNNNNNNNNNNNNNNNNNNNNNNNNNNNNNNNNNNNNNNNNNNNNNNNNNNNNNNNNNNNNNNNNNNNNNNNNNNNNNNNNNNNNNNNNNNNNNNNNNNNNNNNNNNNNNNNNNNNNNNNNNNNNNNNNNNNNNNNNNNNNNNNNNNNNNNNNNNNNNNNNNNNNNNNNNNNNNNNNNNNNNNNNNNNNNNNNNNNNNNNNNNNNNNNNNNNNNNNNNNNNNNNNNNNNNNNNNNNNNNNNNNNNNNNNNNNNNNNNNNNNNNNNNNNNNNNNNNNNNNNNNNNNNNNNNNNNNNNNNNNNNNNNNNNNNNNNNNNNNNNNNNNNNNNNNNNNNNNNNNNNNNNNNNNNNNNNNNNNNNNNNNNNNNNNNNNNNNNNNNNNNNNNNNNNNNNNNNNNNNNNNNNNNNNNNNNNNNNNNNNNNNNNNNNNNNNNNNNNNNNNNNNNNNNNNNNNNNNNNNNNNNNNNNNNNNNNNNNNNNNNNNNNNNNNNNNNNNNNNNNNNNNNNNNNNNNNNNNNNNNNNNNNNNNNNNNNNNNNNNNNNNNNNNNNNNNNNNNNNNNNNNNNNNNNNNNNNNNNNNNNNNNNNNNNNNNNNNNNNNNNNNNNNNNNNNNNNNNNNNNNNNNNNNNNNNNNNNNNNNNNNNNNNNNNNNNNNNNNNNNNNNNNNNNNNNNNNNNNNNNNNNNNNNNNNNNNNNNNNNNNNNNNNNNNNNNNNNNNNNNNNNNNNNNNNNNNNNNNNNNNNNNNNNNNNNNNNNNNNNNNNNNNNNNNNNNNNNNNNNNNNNNNNNNNNNNNNNNNNNNNNNNNNNNNNNNNNNNNNNNNNNNNNNNNNNNNNNNNNNNNNNNNNNNNNNNNNNNNNNNNNNNNNNNNNNNNNNNNNNNNNNNNNNNNNNNNNNNNNNNNNNNNNNNNNNNNNNNNNNNNNNNNNNNNNNNNNNNNNNNNNNNNNNNNNNNNNNNNNNNNNNNNNNNNNNNNNNNNNNNNNNNNNNNNNNNNNNNNNNNNNGTTGCTGAGCCATTCTTTCCTTGTCTTTTAGTAACGGAAGATGTAGGAGTGTTTTTGTGGATGGAGTACGGGGGAAGGCAGGGAAGCGATGTGGTTGACTGTGGACTGTAGagatggaagagagggagccgcGGTGTTTTTTGTGTTTCGTTGTTGGATGAGGCGAGCACGACTGTAAATcgatttttttttggtcACTTGTGAGGTGTTTGATCCTCTACGGCGGTTtttgtgcgctgcgccgttcGTCGTGTTGTCGGTGTGTGCGGTGTTCCTCACAGAGGATAACTCGGATAGTGGTGGAAGTGGTGATTCTGAGGTGCATTGTGAAGTTTGCCCTCACCACATTAATGGCACACATGTGTGGGTGAGGATCTCGCTATTGTGGTGAAGAGGTGAATTGTGGTGATGCTTCATGTGTAGGCTGCACCACACTGCCCTGTCAGCTGATCTTTAGGGGTACACACAAACCTCAGCACAGCCACAGCCtgtggaggaaaagagagacaacaAAGACGGATTGGGTGTACGGGAGAGATGCAAAGGGGGGGCTATGGGTGGGAGAAACCGTCGCACACCCCTTGTCCTCCGTCACTCCATTCCGCTCTCACGGTGCTGCTTCTTCCACGCGAATCCTGGCGGAAATGGCGCACCATGGCTTGTTTTCCTTCGATCCGTGATCGATGCTGCACACTCTTCTCGGCAAGCACGCAaccttcctccctcttctcccctctatttaccatctctctctctctgttcctGTACGCGCTCATCCCTGACACACATGGAAACatcatacacacacacacacgcacgcacccacaaCTACACATTCGACACCGGGTAGATCTCTCGTcatcctccctcctctttgatCTCGTTTCTTCGTcatttttccttctctcctttcttcgcTTTTCAAGCtcaactcctcctcccccctctcccaaaCATACaggactctctctccctgacTGACCTCTATCCTCCACCCTCGTTTGTACATCTTTTCATCTTACTCCCCTCTGTCGTCGTGTGggtgttttttctttctgttttATTTGTGCTCGAATCTGTTGTGtgttttgctgctgtgctcgtTCTCCCCCTTACAcacgcccctcctcctcctcctccctcgtcTTTTCTGCTCCCTCTGCCGTCGCTTGATCActcgcgcacgtgtgtgtttgtgtgatTGTTGGAGTGCACCTGCGAGGCCgttgaaaagaaaaaaagaataAAAAATTTAAGGGGAAAAACGACGGCGTTCGCTTTTGTattccccccgccccccacgCGCACGCCTGTCTTTTTCCCGTCAGCTCTCGTTCCTGAAGCGTCCTTCGttgtgttttcttctctcgtttcGACTTGTGTGCGAGCGCCTACCGTGTCCTCCCAcccatcaccatcacccaCCACCTTGCCTCGGTGAACGTAAGCACACGTAGTCCAGCGACGGCCTCTCTATCCTGAGAGCAAACGAAAAGCACGAAAGCGCcaagaagcgaaagaaaatAACCTATCTTGccagaaagaagaggagcaacCAACGCACGCGACCCCTAGGGCAGTCCCggttgttttttttctttcaggCACgttctcgtcctcctcctcacaaTCTTTTTCACACCTGTCTGTTCTTCTGTTGTAGGTGcattgtttttttttttcagcgGCATATGCGCGTTTGAGTATCATTCCTCTCAGTAGTTATACCGGTGCTCACCCTCTCGAAGCAAGGAACAAGAACGACACAACCGAGTCACGCTACTCGCTCCTTCCCACTAACATCGCACGACACGCCTTTACAGACGCCAGATCTGACATAAGAAGAAGGAAACGGCAACATCTAGAGGAAAAAAACAGCCAGTAAAAAGCCCGCAGGcactctctttccctgtctCTGTGAAAGTTGTGCGGTTTGCCCTGACGTGCGCGCAATCGAGTGAAGTCACCCAACTCAAGAGGCACGACGACGAGACCTCAATCTCAGCACGGACGAAAATAAAAATAAACGgcagctctcctcctccctcctcccccctccctcctgcttCATCGCATAGAAGCGAACAGCAccaagagaaagcgaggcaGTCGAcgttctctccccctctctcgtttgtTTGGCCCTcgatttctttttttgtcgtTTGTCTACTCGGCCTTTATTTTGATTCGCGTGTCGTTCCTGCGCTTTTCTGCTttcaaagaaaaaaaacctCCCTTTCCATTCTTTTTCCAGTGAAACGAAGTAAGAGGCGCACATACGCGCACCCGTCAAAACGAAGTGGTATCGCTTTCATCGCTGAACAGAACCTCCTCCACTGGAAGAGAGGCATCTGTGATCGTGTCCTGGTGTCtacttgttttttttcctcttgttcATCGTGGTAGCTGCCCTGAAGAGAGTCACTCAAAGAGCGAGCAAGTCATTCTTGTCATCACTACATCACAGCTCCCTtgaggagaagcggagagCAGAAGCCTACATGTTTacacttctctcttcttttgctAGTTTGCCTACTCGCAAACCCCTCTCTACCACCACCAAACCACACAATCACTCCGACTcggttttttttctgtcgGCATTacgtctttttttttcctccttgtAGACGTCTTTGGCAAGAGAAAGGCTCAAACAAACCCGATCAGCTCTTTACGagtcctctctttttttcgctccTGTGACCTTGTCTCTGTGTGAGAGTCAgtgtctttgtgtgtgtgggtgtgtgtgtgtgtgtgtttggcaCCGTTACTGAACGTCTTACACTCTAGACTGGTGTagccgctttctctctctctctctttttaaGCTTTACTTTCCAAGCACCTtgttcccctttctctctctctctcctcctttcgagcgcgcgctctttacctctctccttcatttTTTGTTTACATTTTGATGTTTCGTTGACGGTTCTCGAATTAACGTTTTACTTTGCATATTTGTGTGAACTTCCCCATTCACCCTTCcacttctcctttcttctttttttttctctctctgtgggtgtgtgcttcaTCATTCTCCCATCGTAACtgaccctccctctctttcaccctcTTTCGACCTCTCTCATCGAGAGTCGAAGGGGCAGTGTACATAGTGTACGGCAGACATTCCGATCCGTAGGCACACGTTCCTTCTCCGCATCCTTTGCTCTATTTTTttgttggtgttgttgctTTGGATCGACGGACTGCACGTCTCGTCTCGCGTTCATTTTTGGAGGTTTTCTTTGAtttgttttcttctgcgtgtgcacgtgttGCTTTATTTTTCTCATTTTTGTCGAATTTCTTTTTCctgccttttcctcttctccttggcTTCTTTTTAGGCGTCCACTTAGGGTATTGTTGCGTGAGTGCATCTCTGTGCTTCCGTACTCCTCTGGCTCCCCAAATTTTGTTCGTCCTTGTTCAGGCTCTTTCCCGACTTGTTCTCGCtttggtctctctctgtgtgggtgtgtgtgttgttaGTTTTAGTTctgcttttctcctcttgccGTGAGAATTGCcttgttttttcttcttcgcttcgatcccctcctctcctcccgcTTGTgcctttttccccctctccgtctgcTTGGTGACTGTGCTCATCTCTCCTGTTTGTCGTGGTGGTTCTTTTGTTTGCCTCTGTCTACGCTCATCTTCGTTTTTCTTAAGCCTTCTCGTTgtgtaagtgtgtgtgtcttttttttttcggttcTCTCATTACGCCACGCTCCACAATTGCATCGATCTTTAcatctccttttctccttgtAAACCATTGCTTGGCTCCCCCGCTAAGCCTCCCCAGGTGGGGATATCtgttctttcccttcttaCTCGCACTTCCTATTTGTTTGTTTGGTTGCCCTTTTGATCTTTAGTTGTCTTGGGAACAATTGTCGTTGTTTCCtgtgctcctctttcttcgcccccacacaccctccccGCCATattcctcccctccacctctaACTGCGTACCGAggctacccccccccccacacacacacacactgcagGCTCAGACTTAcacagacccacacacagcatctctctccgtctctcacCCCTTTACATCATCCTAGCGCACCGAGCTCGTGCAAGCAAGGTAGAACACGTTGTGAAGTAGACAAGCAACAAGTGCACGCACAGATGGCGCAACTGTTTGTCGGTCAGCTCCCCTTCAGCAAGTTCTTCCCGGAAGACCTGCTGGACCTCTTCCGGCCTTACGGGAGTGTCATTGCGCACCAACTGCACATTCACCAGGGCAATGCCTTCGTGACTTACGTCACCACAGATGAGGCAGACCGCGCCATTCAGGCGCTGCACAGCAAGTGCGCCCTCGGTACACGCAGCCAGCCGATTCAGGTAATGTACTCAAAGGGGACACGGCTCATTTCGGCCTTTggcctgcaccaccgctccGTCTGCCTCGCCCGCAACAAGGATCGCCAGCGAAGCAAAGAGGCGAGTACAACCACTGGTAGTGCCACGGACGATGACGTGCTGCTGAACAAGTCAATCAACACCCTCGGCAACTCCTCATCCTCTAAGAACGTTATTCTCACCCCACTGATGTGTACCGCCGGCGGCACTGGTGGCAACGAGGAGCCGAATGCGAGCTTTACCACGCTTTTCAGCAGCTACGGCGACCTTAGCGGAAAGAGTGAGATCTCTGGTGAAGAGGATGGCCGCCAACCTAGCGGTATGCACGTTGCCCTGGCTTCTTCGAACCTCTTTCTCCAACAGCAGAAGCCTCCGTCGTATCCGGTCGGTGCAGACCCGCTGATGTACAGCAGCGCTATGGGGTGGCAGCTAGCTCATCAGTCACTGGTAGCAAGCACAGCTACGACCCCGCTGACGTCGGTGATCAGCAACGGCGCTACAACGCCCATGTCAGACCTGATCAACACCTCCGCGTCAACGCCAACGCCCGTCACATACGTCATGATGCCGAACTCCGGCAATCCGATGCCGTGCGTGATGCCGCTGTACTACGCCCTTCCCGCCTCCACAACATCGGCGATCGCGCAGCAAcatcggcagcagcaggcctTAGCGTCAGCGCTGGCCTCCTACAATGCGAGAACGGCCCCAGTCCAGATCGCGTATCTCCCCATAGCGCCGCAGTAGGCTCGAGCCTGCACATGCACGTGCCCTTCGTTCACCGATCTTGTTTGATTGGCttcatctccctccccctttcacaTTGGCTGCCGCGGGCCTTTCGCTTTTTTAAAAGGTCCGCCAGCGCGTGTGGgggcttgtgtgtgggtgtctgaTCAGCCCTGCATTTCTCTTGATGGGGGTCGGCGTGCTGTAGAAAAGCAAAACCCCTTCTATGAATGCGCGCGTTTTGTTGCCTTGTCGGGGTGCAGCTGGGGGTGACATTCTTCGACTGTCTCCtaccctcttctctttttcctctctgcctctcccccccccctctgctctCAGCGATCGGCTGCgcctaaaaaaaaaagagagagagagaggaggcaagcaAATACCCCGGGAAGGTAGTGCAGGATCACCCCATACGCCCTATCCCCTTTGCTCCTCTTGGCAGTGCGCTGCTTGCTTCCTCCTCATGTACGCGTATGTGTCTACACGTTTCTTTGTGAGCACGGTGTTTCTTGCATTCATATGTACcctaccttttttttttgcccccccctcccccctccccctccctcccttttggTGTATTCTTGTCTTCTCCATCGGTCTTGGGTCTTCTTCTCACctgtccctcccccatcccctcgCTCCTCACGTCGTCAGACGCCTTCATTGTCGACGCGCAGACACGAAAGATAACAAGCACTACCACGAGGCGACTCGAGAGCGTGAATCGAAAACGAAAGGCTCGCTTGTGAATCTGCGTGTACTTGCCCTTCGCCTACGAGACATGAGCTTGGCGAGCAGCACTGAAGTTGCTTAGCACATCtgcaggcacacgcgcgagTGCCTTCACATGTATGCACTAAGTGGTGTCACCACAGCTGCTTCGAATGCGGCACCTGTCTGTGAAAAAGACGGAGGATGAGGCAGGAAAAAGAGACAGCCAAAGAGAAAGATGTAAAATGGAAGACAAATAAGACGCTcacatttctttttttttttgctgttgttcgCAGAGAACACACCctaggtgtgcgtgcgtacgtgtgtgtgtgcgtgtgtgcccgtcTCGTTTCGGGTcatttgctctctctctctctaagtTTCTTcctttcgttgttgttctgTTGGTCATTGATTTTTGTGTTGTCGTTTAAttgtgtctttttttttcgctttgaaccgctttctttttcccatctcttcctctccttcatcCCTGTTGGTTATTCACTCCTTGGAtcctcccttttctcaccactctcctctttcccctctcccctcgctttttcctctcttcgttttctggcctcttttgtttttccgCTGACACAACTTCTTCCGCATTTTCTCCCCTTACCtcatgtttttttttcggcttGCTTCGctatcccccccccctgctcctctcctttcccttcctcgttctctcccctctcatTCGGTCTGTCTTTATGTGTCAGTTGTGCTCTCGCGCTCTGcttcacctccctctcttctcacgCTCTGcctatctttttttttctcctgcgTTTGTGGCCTCCCCTGGGAGTGAATGTGCGCTCGTAATTATACActttaaaaaaaaaagagggaaacgaaggaaggagaaaagacCCATGTTGCGCGCTATTCGGACCGCCTTCCTCTTTTCAACGATggccctcttctcgctcttctgcTCCCCCAGGCTGGAGGCTGTGAATGCATGGTGTGCATGCTAGACGTGAGCCCCCCTTTTTAAGGATTTTATGCGCATGTGCGTATGTTGACTTTTCTTTCATTTGATTTCCTTTTCTACCTTGCCTTGGATCTCGTGGAGGAGTGCGTGAAGATGGTGTTCGTAGTTGACTCAAGTCGACGCGCCGGGGTTCTTATGCAGCTCTCAACTTACACGCGTTATCCGTCTTGGGAGTAGAAAtcagaaaagagggagggcatGATGTGTCCAACCGCGCATCTACGCATCACTCTTTCTTTCCGTGTGCTTGACCAACTTTGAGCTGTTTCGGCATGCAGTTAcgcacagaggagagggaaagaaatATGAAGCAAGAAAATGAAAGATGACAGAAGACAAGAGAAGGGTAAAATACAAACTGtcattttttctctctcgcttggggtcctctctcttcctcacactgcatctctttttttttttcttttgctcgcTTGCACTTTGTTCTTCCGTCTTTCAGTGTCGCACGCATCTGGTAATTTAGTATGCAcatttttttccccctcgttctcctcctaTACGTTATCGCCGCGCCATTTCTTCAtcttttctgttctctcgCTTTGTGCGTGCACGCATGGATATTTCACATGTTGACcactttctctgctctttgGTGTTACCCTATCCTTGAACCGCCCTACGTCATATCGTCCCCTTGCTCTACCTGAAATGTggaccctctctctctctatggcccggctcctctcttctctccccccttccttcccgctgcctcctcctcctcacccacGTCTGGGCTTTATGTTTCCTCTCGTTGGACTTGCTGAACACGTCTCGGTGTAACGGAAAAAGAggcgggggaaggggggaaggggggttgaagggaaggaaagaaatgAAGTAGAAAAAGGGCATTCTTGGTAGAGTAAGTTCGATTCTCGAGTGCTTCTCTGTGCACGGGTGTATTACTGCAGGGCggatgaggagagagagagagaggcggacgCCTTCAGCGAGGCTGGCTAAGAAAAATCTGTACGAAAAGGgggtgaaagggagaaggaaaacacgAAGGCACGCAAACGTCTCCAAGCAACAACACATGTGCCTCCTCGTATTCTTCTCTTTGGGGAGGAAGACTCGTGGAACATGAAGAACGcatgtctgtctgtgcggagggggggaggtgtcTATGTTCaatgggaaagagaaaaagaatgCAGGCATGTAATCATGCAacacagcagagagagaagtctTGGCTGGGGTGTTGCTCACCACTACCCCCGCCGCCTCTATAACATTGACGATCTGTATGCTTGGTACgcgcgtgagagagaggaggggcaacGACACAGATACACAAGTGTAGACGCGAGGGAAAGAGTGAGCAAAATcagaagagggaaaagcgcTATCACCAGACGTGTTTTGTATGGGTAGGTGAGTGGGCAGGTGAGTACTAttgttcctcctccttcctacctttctgtttctttttctgtctTCTTAAGAGATCTTTTCGCATACACCCTGCCCCCTCTCATGCATCTGTCTCTTTTGGCTATGTTATTGGCTGCTCTCGAAACAACGATGTTGTGCGACGGTGctcatctccctccctcctcctctacttTTTTCGCTGAAATGGCCTCTCTTCGTTTCTGGATTTCTCTCAAGGTCGAGACGCTCTTGTTGTTCGTCTGGCATCCGTGTGttgacgtgtgtgtgtgtgtgtgtgtgtctgtctgtctgtctgtacGTGTGTACTTTTTTTCCCAGACTGCTGCGCGGtacgccagcgctgccgactGATGATGGTGAAAGAAGGGGGCCCCTTATCAAGGAAGTAGAATAGTCAGTCGACCACCatgcctcctcttcgtcatcTGCAGgttcacacagacacacacacacattccgCCTCTCACCTTCGCCCATTACCGCTTCATTTCAGTTTTCTTTTTAtttccattttttttttcctgtgccGTTTGTGCAGCTGTTTCTCTTGGCTCCACTGTCGGTGAAAACAGCAgctgtttttcttcgtttttttttttgaggcACACAAACAGTTCGCGAAGGCCTACTCCTAGCCAACACGAGCACATACGCGCCGAATCACGTAACGCTTGTAAAAGACGGTGGCAAGCAcgaagcaacagcagaaaaCAACACGCACATGCGGCGGATAAACGAAGCAGCGAACCAAATGCATGCCATGGGCAGAAGGCCCACACTGCAATCGCTCATCTCTCCCGCTTTCTCTTTTACTTTTGTTCCTGCTGGCTTGACGTGGTACCTGCTGTAACCATTACTCTCTTCACTGTCTACCGAAGTGAGGGTATGCTCTTACCGACTGTTTCGATTGCTCTGCTCCTATATCTCAAGGtgcaaaaggaaaaaaaagaggtgcaCATAACGCTACGATTATGTcggcgcgtgtatgtgtgaaTTAAAGCAGTTATCTCGGCGATTctgtttt
The window above is part of the Leishmania panamensis strain MHOM/PA/94/PSC-1 chromosome 33 sequence genome. Proteins encoded here:
- a CDS encoding hypothetical protein (TriTrypDB/GeneDB-style sysID: LpmP.33.1540) codes for the protein MAQLFVGQLPFSKFFPEDLLDLFRPYGSVIAHQLHIHQGNAFVTYVTTDEADRAIQALHSKCALGTRSQPIQVMYSKGTRLISAFGLHHRSVCLARNKDRQRSKEASTTTGSATDDDVLLNKSINTLGNSSSSKNVILTPLMCTAGGTGGNEEPNASFTTLFSSYGDLSGKSEISGEEDGRQPSGMHVALASSNLFLQQQKPPSYPVGADPLMYSSAMGWQLAHQSLVASTATTPLTSVISNGATTPMSDLINTSASTPTPVTYVMMPNSGNPMPCVMPLYYALPASTTSAIAQQHRQQQALASALASYNARTAPVQIAYLPIAPQ